A stretch of the Pseudomonas helvetica genome encodes the following:
- a CDS encoding acetyl-CoA carboxylase carboxyltransferase subunit alpha has product MNPNFLDFEQPIADLQAKIEELRLVGNDNSLNIGDEISRLQDKSSTLTEDIFGKLTSWQIARLARHPRRPYTLDYIEHIFTEFDELHGDRHFSDDAAIVGGVARLDDQPVMIIGHQKGREVREKVRRNFGMPRPEGYRKACRLMEMAERFKMPILTFIDTPGAYPGIDAEERNQSEAIAWNLRVMARLKTPIIATVIGEGGSGGALAIGVCDQLNMLQYSTYAVISPEGCASILWKTAEKAPDAAEAMGITAERLKGLGIVDKVISEPLGGAHRDPAAAAASIRAELSSQLAMLKKFDNDALLARRYERLMSYGL; this is encoded by the coding sequence ATGAACCCGAATTTTCTTGATTTCGAACAGCCGATCGCCGACCTGCAAGCCAAGATCGAAGAGTTGCGCTTGGTCGGTAATGACAATTCGCTGAATATCGGCGATGAAATCTCCCGCTTGCAGGACAAGAGCAGCACGCTCACCGAAGACATCTTCGGCAAGTTGACCAGCTGGCAGATCGCGCGTCTGGCGCGTCACCCACGTCGCCCGTACACCCTGGACTACATTGAACACATTTTCACCGAGTTCGATGAATTGCACGGTGACCGTCACTTCTCCGACGACGCTGCGATTGTCGGCGGTGTTGCCCGTCTGGACGACCAGCCGGTGATGATCATCGGCCACCAGAAAGGCCGCGAAGTGCGCGAGAAGGTTCGCCGCAACTTCGGCATGCCGCGCCCTGAGGGCTACCGCAAGGCCTGCCGTCTGATGGAAATGGCCGAGCGTTTCAAAATGCCGATCCTGACGTTCATCGACACCCCGGGTGCATACCCTGGTATCGACGCTGAAGAGCGTAACCAGAGCGAAGCGATTGCCTGGAACCTGCGTGTCATGGCCCGCCTGAAAACCCCAATCATCGCCACCGTGATCGGTGAGGGTGGTTCCGGCGGTGCGCTGGCGATCGGCGTTTGCGACCAGCTGAACATGCTGCAGTACTCGACCTACGCGGTGATCTCGCCGGAAGGTTGCGCCTCGATCCTGTGGAAAACCGCCGAGAAAGCCCCGGATGCCGCTGAAGCCATGGGCATCACCGCCGAGCGCCTGAAAGGCCTGGGTATCGTTGATAAAGTGATCAGCGAGCCGCTGGGTGGCGCGCACCGTGATCCGGCCGCTGCTGCTGCCTCGATCCGTGCGGAACTGAGCTCGCAACTGGCGATGCTGAAGAAGTTCGACAACGACGCGCTGCTGGCCCGCCGTTATGAGCGCCTGATGAGCTACGGTCTCTGA